The following proteins come from a genomic window of Coriobacteriia bacterium:
- a CDS encoding carboxypeptidase-like regulatory domain-containing protein → MRHTIRILLSLAFACGAMVGSVGTASAEPVRASAGYTISGSVYAVPPVRPLDEVEVALYQSNGAGGWSRVNWTVPLNGEYQFNDVPAGEYRVGVERPANASSPLWRYPLPLFWSNYASTVESATTLRVVGDVQLSSVAAFENSRVSGTLRSEVNGAPLSGAAVTLYWFAGAEAPRTDTVLTDRFGEYSIYVPRGDANSFSLRFAKPGYVTEFYDDRTRLEDTERRSADTWEGLGGWLRARITGAVAPSVRTVRGRGTVRVTTTLRDGPTGAPKPNAQFRLQRSYNNRTWSNIGGVLKTGSTGRHVASTTVTRTTYFRCVPLSSSKYLGVTSSSVKVSKL, encoded by the coding sequence ATGCGTCACACGATCCGCATCCTGCTATCTCTAGCTTTCGCCTGCGGGGCGATGGTAGGCAGCGTCGGGACGGCGAGCGCCGAACCCGTCCGTGCCTCGGCCGGCTACACGATCTCCGGCAGTGTGTATGCCGTGCCCCCGGTCAGGCCGCTCGACGAGGTCGAGGTGGCCCTCTACCAGTCGAACGGCGCGGGAGGGTGGAGTCGCGTGAACTGGACGGTGCCGCTCAACGGCGAGTACCAGTTCAACGACGTCCCAGCGGGCGAGTATCGGGTCGGGGTCGAACGGCCCGCAAACGCATCCAGCCCGCTGTGGCGCTATCCCCTGCCACTCTTCTGGAGCAACTACGCCTCGACGGTCGAATCGGCCACGACACTCCGTGTCGTCGGCGATGTGCAGCTCTCGTCCGTGGCGGCCTTCGAGAACTCGCGCGTCTCGGGCACGCTCCGGTCAGAGGTGAACGGCGCTCCCCTGTCTGGTGCGGCCGTGACACTGTACTGGTTCGCGGGCGCTGAAGCGCCTCGCACCGACACCGTGCTCACGGATCGGTTCGGCGAGTACTCCATCTACGTACCGAGGGGTGATGCGAACTCGTTCAGCCTGCGGTTCGCCAAGCCGGGCTACGTCACGGAGTTCTACGACGACCGGACCCGCCTCGAAGATACCGAACGACGAAGCGCCGACACATGGGAAGGACTGGGCGGTTGGTTGCGCGCGCGCATCACGGGCGCTGTCGCACCCTCGGTGCGCACGGTGCGCGGACGCGGCACGGTGCGAGTCACGACGACCTTGCGTGACGGTCCCACCGGTGCGCCGAAGCCCAACGCGCAGTTCCGTCTCCAGCGCTCGTACAACAACCGCACGTGGAGCAACATCGGAGGCGTGCTGAAGACCGGTAGCACCGGACGGCATGTCGCGTCCACGACGGTGACCCGCACGACGTACTTCCGCTGCGTGCCGTTGTCTTCGTCGAAGTACCTCGGCGTGACCTCGTCTTCGGTGAAGGTGAGCAAGCTGTAG
- a CDS encoding carboxypeptidase regulatory-like domain-containing protein, whose protein sequence is MRRTLNVLLALAVATGVIIGAGLCATEPANATTAPLLGGVWDASDNPIDDVQVVLYRYNPASATDWAVVTFVEPMGGTFDFGEVPTGTYRVGIRPHPDAPASEQWKYSPMFWEDAYSLEYATDIDLVDGEAVNLRLRVNPQLTGTLTSEQSGLPIEGVTVRVYWYEDATDLTVETASTTTDAQGRYAISVPDTGTILIEFAGNGWAMEYYPNKARFNEAEPRTSGGMVIDESLSPGATFRVDRALSPFGTRMPSAWTAIEAGLPYGIELERRLDLPAADPAQWEPFWIMPARTRSQWPDFLPYGQYRVRFVAPTGTYRSAWHAHVATPEAATPMTADPSARNMVADARFLGRTKASTSIRSSVASVRRNGRARLTVTIRDASITGRTPFALPSAPFRLQRSYDGRRWTTIGGVRRTGSAGTYATSLGISRTTYFRAVPAATPTYYGATSSRVRVRVR, encoded by the coding sequence ATGCGCCGCACACTCAACGTACTACTGGCCCTCGCTGTGGCAACAGGGGTGATCATCGGCGCCGGGCTCTGTGCGACAGAGCCTGCGAACGCCACCACCGCCCCGCTGCTCGGTGGAGTGTGGGACGCAAGCGACAACCCGATCGATGACGTTCAGGTCGTGCTCTACCGCTACAATCCGGCCAGCGCCACCGACTGGGCCGTCGTGACCTTCGTCGAACCCATGGGCGGCACCTTCGACTTTGGCGAAGTACCCACGGGGACCTACCGGGTCGGCATCAGGCCCCATCCTGACGCACCCGCCTCGGAACAATGGAAGTATTCGCCGATGTTCTGGGAGGATGCGTACTCCCTCGAATACGCCACAGATATCGACCTCGTCGATGGCGAGGCTGTCAATCTCCGCCTCAGGGTCAACCCCCAGCTCACGGGAACGCTGACTTCTGAGCAGAGCGGCCTGCCCATTGAAGGCGTGACCGTGCGCGTCTACTGGTACGAGGACGCGACGGACCTGACGGTCGAGACGGCGAGCACGACGACCGACGCGCAAGGGCGCTACGCCATCAGCGTGCCGGACACCGGCACGATACTGATCGAGTTCGCGGGCAACGGGTGGGCTATGGAGTACTACCCGAACAAGGCTCGGTTCAACGAAGCCGAGCCCCGGACCTCAGGCGGCATGGTCATCGACGAGTCGCTCAGCCCGGGAGCGACGTTTCGCGTGGACCGGGCGCTCAGTCCCTTTGGTACCAGGATGCCCTCTGCCTGGACGGCGATCGAGGCGGGACTGCCGTATGGCATCGAACTCGAACGGCGCTTGGATCTGCCTGCAGCTGACCCTGCCCAGTGGGAGCCGTTCTGGATCATGCCGGCTCGAACCCGCTCTCAGTGGCCGGACTTTCTCCCGTATGGGCAGTATCGCGTGCGCTTCGTCGCGCCCACCGGAACCTACCGCTCAGCGTGGCACGCGCACGTGGCCACACCGGAAGCAGCTACGCCGATGACCGCGGATCCCTCGGCCCGCAACATGGTTGCCGACGCCCGCTTCCTCGGCCGCACCAAGGCTTCAACGAGCATCCGTTCGTCGGTTGCGAGTGTGCGGCGCAATGGGCGTGCGCGCCTCACCGTGACGATTCGTGACGCGTCAATCACCGGACGCACACCGTTCGCTCTGCCCAGCGCGCCGTTCCGTCTGCAGAGGTCGTATGACGGACGAAGGTGGACGACGATCGGCGGCGTTCGCCGCACGGGCAGCGCCGGGACGTACGCGACGAGCCTCGGAATCTCCCGCACCACCTACTTCCGAGCCGTGCCCGCGGCCACGCCGACGTACTACGGGGCGACCTCATCTCGCGTTCGCGTGCGAGTCCGCTGA
- a CDS encoding toast rack family protein, with protein MKDRSIPIIIAVVLIGMIALGTGFRRVENTGDEWYANLHIGDRIEADEPQAPEEPDSPVVGRTATEVVELGTATRAEVRLAQPVGELKVRGASGPLMDAQFDTKPKRWTPEVDYRVDGEVGELTVRQSEFDPFAEGDTRNNWDVALDTGTPMDLVIERGAGEADLLIGDLLLLSARIVNGAGETTIDLTGGRELDDDVEIDVIGGVGAMRLALPNGVPVRVTIDQGIGEVTVDGLSEDGGAWVNDAYDDDRPAYEIRVKQGIGEVSIELGE; from the coding sequence ATGAAGGACCGTTCGATACCGATCATCATCGCGGTGGTACTCATCGGCATGATCGCGTTGGGGACCGGTTTCCGTCGCGTCGAGAACACCGGCGACGAGTGGTACGCGAATCTACACATCGGGGACCGCATCGAGGCCGATGAGCCACAGGCCCCCGAAGAGCCGGACTCGCCGGTCGTCGGTCGCACTGCCACCGAGGTGGTCGAGCTCGGCACCGCGACGCGAGCGGAGGTGCGACTGGCACAGCCCGTGGGTGAGTTGAAGGTTCGCGGTGCGAGCGGGCCGCTCATGGACGCCCAGTTCGACACCAAGCCCAAGCGCTGGACGCCCGAGGTGGACTACCGAGTGGACGGCGAGGTCGGCGAGCTGACCGTCAGGCAGTCCGAGTTCGACCCGTTCGCCGAGGGAGACACGCGCAACAACTGGGACGTCGCTCTCGATACCGGCACGCCGATGGATCTCGTGATCGAGCGTGGCGCGGGCGAGGCAGATCTCCTCATCGGAGACCTCCTGCTGTTGTCGGCACGAATCGTCAACGGCGCGGGTGAGACGACGATCGACCTCACAGGCGGGCGTGAACTGGATGACGACGTCGAGATCGATGTCATCGGCGGCGTCGGGGCGATGCGGTTGGCGCTTCCGAACGGAGTGCCCGTTCGGGTCACAATCGACCAGGGCATCGGAGAGGTGACCGTCGACGGCCTGTCAGAGGATGGCGGCGCCTGGGTCAACGATGCATACGACGACGACCGTCCGGCCTACGAGATTCGGGTGAAGCAGGGTATCGGTGAGGTCTCGATCGAACTGGGCGAGTAG
- a CDS encoding sensor domain-containing protein: protein MRRWRVTLAETIEGYLAQLRGALAGADPALVQDALYDAEEYLRSAAAEDGTTPESIATAIDAYGTPEEIADAYREREITVAEALRKPAPQRRSTILGRFFGVLADPGAWGALFYMLLALVTGIMYFTVVVTGLSLTFGLSVLIVGIPLALLFIAIVRAVSLAEGRMVEGLLGLRMPRRPRTVGQTGNLWERIKSWFTDYRTWTTMLYMVLQLMFGIIYFTVVVTGLSLALSFIALPFAQWIFDLPLFVFGDYHYQMNWWAAPFVILIGVLTFVATMWVAKGVGVLHGAYAKVMLVGRFDSDAAAGVAGQEVQS from the coding sequence ATGCGACGTTGGAGGGTAACGTTGGCTGAGACAATCGAGGGCTATCTGGCCCAACTGAGGGGCGCACTCGCCGGGGCGGATCCCGCGCTTGTGCAAGATGCGCTCTACGATGCGGAGGAGTACCTGCGTTCGGCTGCGGCCGAGGACGGGACGACTCCCGAGTCCATCGCCACGGCGATCGATGCATACGGGACTCCGGAAGAGATCGCCGACGCGTATCGCGAGCGTGAGATCACGGTGGCAGAGGCGCTCCGCAAGCCGGCGCCGCAGCGTCGCTCCACGATACTCGGCCGATTCTTCGGCGTACTGGCCGATCCCGGAGCGTGGGGCGCGCTGTTCTACATGCTTCTGGCGTTGGTGACGGGCATCATGTACTTCACGGTCGTGGTGACGGGGCTGTCGCTCACCTTCGGTCTGTCGGTACTGATCGTTGGCATCCCGTTGGCGCTGCTGTTCATCGCCATCGTCCGGGCGGTTTCACTGGCCGAAGGACGAATGGTCGAGGGGCTGCTCGGTCTGCGCATGCCACGGCGTCCGCGCACCGTCGGTCAGACAGGCAACCTGTGGGAGCGCATCAAGAGCTGGTTCACCGACTACCGCACGTGGACGACGATGCTCTACATGGTGCTGCAGCTCATGTTCGGCATCATCTACTTCACGGTCGTGGTGACGGGGCTGTCGCTTGCGCTGTCGTTCATCGCGCTGCCGTTCGCCCAGTGGATCTTCGATCTGCCGCTGTTCGTGTTCGGCGACTACCACTATCAGATGAACTGGTGGGCCGCGCCCTTCGTGATCCTGATCGGCGTGCTCACGTTCGTGGCCACCATGTGGGTGGCGAAGGGTGTCGGCGTGCTCCACGGCGCCTACGCCAAGGTGATGCTCGTGGGGCGTTTCGACAGCGATGCAGCTGCGGGCGTAGCCGGTCAGGAGGTGCAGTCATGA
- a CDS encoding PadR family transcriptional regulator, with product MTADEAMLRKIQKELNAGTVSLVLLAILDRSSEPLYGYQIAKRIESGWAGGLPVKQGTLYPVLRMMEENGLLESRVEPSVSGPPRKYYAITERGSAVLDDWKAAWSRTRDFVDATLEGNVG from the coding sequence GTGACCGCGGACGAAGCCATGCTTCGAAAGATCCAGAAGGAGCTCAACGCAGGCACCGTCTCACTCGTTCTCCTAGCGATTCTGGACCGCTCTTCTGAGCCGCTGTACGGCTACCAGATCGCGAAGCGCATCGAGTCCGGGTGGGCCGGCGGACTGCCGGTGAAGCAGGGAACGTTGTACCCGGTTCTGCGCATGATGGAGGAGAACGGACTGCTTGAGAGCCGGGTGGAGCCGAGTGTCTCGGGCCCACCGCGGAAGTACTACGCGATCACCGAGCGCGGGAGTGCGGTGCTAGACGACTGGAAGGCGGCGTGGTCACGGACACGTGACTTCGTCGATGCGACGTTGGAGGGTAACGTTGGCTGA
- a CDS encoding PIN domain-containing protein gives MLILTDTSFLIAAARQNESNHSRARAALVAHARDGLAVPAAILAETMGLLKSHWGLHVQRHFWDSLEASGITILGTDADLIANAHAIDLAYADAGFGFADCTLLATCEREGTARIMSFDRRLAAYKPTFAGSLELIP, from the coding sequence TTGCTGATTCTGACTGACACGAGCTTCCTGATAGCTGCCGCTCGGCAGAACGAGTCGAACCACTCCCGAGCGCGCGCCGCCCTCGTAGCGCACGCACGTGACGGCCTTGCGGTCCCAGCCGCCATTCTCGCCGAAACGATGGGACTCCTGAAGTCACACTGGGGGCTGCACGTCCAGCGCCACTTCTGGGACTCGCTTGAAGCGTCTGGCATCACGATCCTGGGCACGGACGCCGACCTGATCGCCAACGCTCACGCCATTGACCTCGCCTACGCCGACGCCGGGTTCGGGTTCGCCGACTGCACGCTGCTGGCGACCTGCGAGCGCGAAGGCACCGCGCGGATCATGTCGTTCGACCGGCGGCTTGCGGCCTACAAGCCCACGTTCGCCGGCTCGCTCGAGCTCATCCCCTGA
- a CDS encoding CopG family transcriptional regulator: MSSGAKLVGMKKTMMYLPEELHAFLAEEAQRRGSSMAEIAREAIAEYRAHTEKPATTNYLAIVGVIEDDDPATDLSMRVDEILADYFRPGGEWDQEHGLADSD; this comes from the coding sequence ATGTCATCGGGCGCTAAGCTCGTGGGCATGAAGAAGACGATGATGTACCTGCCTGAGGAGCTGCATGCCTTCCTCGCCGAAGAGGCGCAGAGGCGGGGTTCCTCCATGGCCGAGATCGCGCGCGAGGCCATTGCGGAGTACCGCGCGCACACCGAGAAGCCGGCGACGACCAACTACCTCGCGATCGTGGGAGTCATCGAGGATGACGACCCCGCGACCGACCTGTCGATGCGCGTGGATGAGATTCTCGCGGACTACTTCAGGCCAGGCGGCGAATGGGATCAGGAGCACGGTCTTGCTGATTCTGACTGA